Proteins from a single region of Pseudomonas sp. BSw22131:
- a CDS encoding TetR/AcrR family transcriptional regulator, whose translation MSVDESGSESGEVAPPKRRKAPKGEMRRTALLDAATTIFARDGYSSASMRDVAELAGITTVGLLHHFPNKVALLGALLERRDQRVTSRFDELTLEMTLEGFIKFLKLSMGFSVEDAAECQASLVMNTESLSNTHPAWSWYQERFHLTHAHARGHIAALIEKGEIRADVDANALAQEIFSVMDGLQIQWLRSPDEVDVMAVFEVYVRRLGRDIQAHS comes from the coding sequence ATGTCAGTCGATGAATCAGGGAGTGAATCAGGCGAAGTCGCACCGCCCAAGCGTCGCAAGGCGCCCAAAGGGGAAATGCGAAGAACCGCTTTACTGGATGCCGCCACGACCATTTTCGCCCGGGACGGCTACTCCAGCGCCTCGATGCGCGACGTTGCGGAGCTGGCGGGGATCACGACGGTCGGTTTGCTGCACCATTTCCCGAACAAGGTGGCGTTGCTCGGCGCGTTGCTCGAACGCAGGGATCAACGGGTGACGTCGCGGTTTGACGAGCTGACGCTGGAAATGACGCTTGAAGGCTTTATCAAATTTCTCAAACTGAGCATGGGCTTCAGTGTCGAGGATGCGGCGGAATGTCAGGCGTCGCTGGTGATGAATACCGAGAGCCTGTCGAACACGCACCCCGCGTGGTCGTGGTATCAGGAGCGGTTTCATCTCACTCACGCTCACGCGCGGGGCCACATTGCGGCGCTGATCGAGAAGGGAGAGATTCGGGCTGACGTAGACGCCAACGCCTTGGCTCAGGAGATTTTTTCGGTGATGGACGGCTTACAGATCCAGTGGCTGAGAAGCCCGGATGAGGTGGACGTCATGGCCGTTTTCGAGGTCTACGTACGGCGGCTGGGAAGGGATATTCAGGCTCATTCCTGA
- a CDS encoding MATE family efflux transporter, translating to MANARATFTEGRVARHILVMTSTIALSLLAVFLVDILTLVYVAKLHDPVLLAAVGIAKVLIFFNGAIASGFIIAAASVLSERISERETPGFARLTGSLMLMVMIASGLTAAVQLALVFPVTHMLGADDVTYPVVRSFIWLTLPFTVAQSAMQMSAQILRTTGDSRRALWVVLSGAATLAVADPLFIFVLGLGIKGAGLAYALSAVVSASLGAFWLRKRVGLLFSTDWALLREHMRVTFKIALPAIVANLATPVGLAYLFSSLAAYGTSTLAAMAVVDRVMQFAYCAFFSLPTALAPVLGQNIGARRDDRVGTAIVFTRRLVVAYGLAVWGVLILSSGLIADLYELEGPGRAMFVAFCQIGGGLWAIIGLDFVAISVFVTMDRSWLVAAFAWARATLAAVPFIYVGTHLFGGSGALPGMFAGNALIAIISIFTASLTAKRFFQRRAQPA from the coding sequence ATGGCAAACGCACGCGCAACGTTCACCGAAGGTCGGGTCGCCCGCCATATTTTGGTGATGACCAGTACAATTGCGCTGAGTCTGCTTGCGGTTTTCCTGGTGGACATCCTCACGCTCGTCTATGTCGCCAAGCTCCATGATCCGGTGCTGCTGGCGGCGGTCGGGATCGCGAAGGTGCTGATCTTTTTCAACGGCGCGATTGCCAGCGGCTTTATCATTGCGGCGGCGTCGGTGCTCTCGGAGCGGATCAGCGAGCGCGAGACACCAGGGTTTGCCCGATTGACGGGCAGCCTGATGCTAATGGTCATGATCGCGTCCGGGCTCACGGCCGCCGTGCAGTTGGCACTGGTTTTCCCGGTGACGCACATGCTGGGCGCGGACGACGTTACTTACCCGGTGGTGCGCAGTTTCATCTGGCTGACCTTGCCGTTTACCGTCGCGCAGTCGGCGATGCAGATGTCGGCGCAAATCCTGCGGACCACCGGTGACAGTCGGCGGGCGCTGTGGGTGGTGCTGTCCGGCGCGGCCACGCTGGCGGTCGCCGATCCACTGTTCATCTTCGTCTTGGGTCTGGGAATCAAAGGGGCGGGGCTGGCGTACGCGTTGTCGGCCGTGGTGTCGGCCTCGCTTGGCGCGTTTTGGTTACGCAAGCGTGTCGGCTTGCTGTTTTCAACTGATTGGGCGCTGCTGCGAGAGCACATGCGGGTAACATTCAAAATCGCTTTGCCGGCGATCGTCGCCAATCTCGCGACCCCCGTCGGCCTGGCTTATCTGTTTTCGTCGCTGGCTGCTTACGGCACATCCACCTTGGCCGCCATGGCGGTGGTGGACCGGGTGATGCAGTTTGCATATTGCGCGTTTTTCTCCCTGCCGACCGCGCTGGCCCCGGTGCTGGGGCAGAACATTGGCGCCCGGCGTGATGATCGTGTCGGCACCGCCATCGTCTTTACGCGACGGCTGGTGGTGGCCTATGGTCTGGCGGTCTGGGGCGTGCTGATCCTGTCGAGCGGGCTGATCGCGGACCTGTATGAACTCGAGGGTCCGGGGCGCGCGATGTTCGTTGCGTTCTGCCAGATTGGCGGCGGGCTCTGGGCGATCATCGGGCTGGATTTCGTCGCTATTTCGGTGTTCGTTACGATGGATCGTTCTTGGCTGGTGGCGGCTTTCGCCTGGGCGCGGGCAACACTGGCCGCCGTGCCATTCATTTACGTCGGCACCCATCTTTTTGGGGGCAGCGGGGCGTTGCCCGGTATGTTTGCCGGCAATGCACTCATTGCAATAATCTCGATATTTACCGCATCCCTGACCGCGAAACGGTTTTTTCAACGCCGGGCTCAGCCTGCGTGA
- a CDS encoding hemerythrin domain-containing protein → MNIFEALRESHERQRSYADALIQTHGDSAERAEAYKQLKAELQAHETAEERCFYIPLMKHDNGMDLSRHGISEHHEMDEMMEELDETEISSPAWLATAKKLSEKVHHHLKEEEQKFFQMAGKLLNDKQKESLADDYVKEYEEQLQES, encoded by the coding sequence TTGAACATTTTCGAAGCGTTGCGAGAAAGCCATGAGCGGCAGCGTAGCTACGCCGATGCGCTTATTCAGACCCACGGCGACAGCGCTGAACGCGCCGAAGCCTACAAACAGCTCAAAGCTGAATTGCAGGCCCACGAGACCGCCGAGGAGCGTTGCTTCTATATCCCGCTGATGAAACACGACAATGGCATGGACCTCAGCCGTCACGGCATCTCCGAGCACCACGAGATGGACGAGATGATGGAGGAGCTGGACGAGACCGAGATATCCAGTCCGGCCTGGCTGGCCACGGCGAAGAAGCTGTCGGAGAAGGTCCATCATCACTTGAAGGAAGAAGAGCAGAAGTTCTTCCAGATGGCGGGCAAGCTGCTCAATGACAAACAGAAAGAGTCGCTGGCGGACGATTACGTGAAGGAATACGAAGAGCAGTTGCAGGAAAGCTGA
- a CDS encoding PAS domain-containing sensor histidine kinase translates to MDKQSPDSPPAEAQSRAEKIVEFRRQKTLLKTGALQDAIFNSAYFSSIATDEKGVIQIFNVGAERMLGYQSEDVVNLITPADISDPAELITRAAALSLELNTPITPGFEALVFKASRGIEDNYELTYIRKDGSRLSAMVSVTSLRDSAEKIIGYLLIGTDNTARKQEETAQALLDQRLRDQQFYTRSLIESNIDALMMTDPQGIISDVNKQMMALTGRTRDELIGAPCKNFFTNPARADAAIKRVLSEHKVSDYELTVRAYNGTETVVSYNAATFHDRDRKLQGVFAAARDVTERKRFERTLEEKNVELERASNMKSEFLATMSHELRTPLNAVIGFSEALKDGMVGAMSDTQREYITDIFTSGQHLLSLINDILDLSKVEAGMMALELEPVELASLLSNSLLIVREKAAGQRIQLKLEIDSDLGLLELDLRKTKQIVYNLLSNAVKFSQPDGSVTLAVRSVPRAQAGSVDGDWPVYRFAVPAGDYEDFLELSVTDDGIGIDEQDMSKLFKAFSQIDSGLARKFDGTGLGLALVKQLTELHGGSVAVASREGSGSRFVAWLPMRPIAKEALWRRS, encoded by the coding sequence ATGGACAAACAGTCTCCTGACAGCCCGCCCGCCGAAGCGCAATCGCGTGCAGAGAAAATCGTCGAATTCAGGCGTCAGAAAACCCTTTTAAAGACCGGCGCCCTTCAGGACGCTATTTTCAACAGCGCCTACTTTTCAAGCATCGCGACCGATGAAAAAGGCGTCATTCAGATTTTCAATGTTGGCGCCGAACGCATGCTCGGCTACCAGTCCGAAGACGTGGTCAATCTCATCACGCCGGCCGACATCTCCGATCCTGCTGAGCTGATCACCCGAGCAGCCGCCCTGAGCCTGGAGCTGAATACGCCCATCACGCCGGGCTTTGAAGCGCTTGTGTTCAAAGCCTCGCGGGGCATCGAAGACAACTACGAATTGACGTACATCCGAAAGGACGGCAGCCGTTTGTCTGCGATGGTGTCCGTCACCTCGCTGCGCGACAGTGCCGAAAAGATCATCGGCTACCTGTTGATCGGCACCGACAACACGGCGCGCAAACAGGAGGAAACGGCCCAGGCCCTGCTCGATCAGCGTTTGCGCGATCAGCAGTTCTATACGCGCTCGCTGATCGAATCCAACATCGACGCACTGATGATGACCGATCCGCAGGGCATCATTTCCGACGTCAACAAGCAGATGATGGCGCTCACAGGTCGCACGCGTGACGAACTGATTGGTGCACCTTGCAAGAACTTCTTCACCAACCCGGCTCGTGCCGACGCTGCAATCAAGCGCGTGCTCAGCGAACACAAGGTCAGCGATTACGAGCTCACAGTGCGCGCCTACAACGGCACGGAAACCGTGGTCTCTTATAACGCAGCGACCTTTCACGACCGCGACCGCAAGCTGCAAGGGGTGTTTGCTGCCGCGCGGGATGTGACCGAGCGCAAACGCTTCGAGCGCACGCTGGAGGAAAAAAACGTCGAGCTCGAACGCGCCAGCAACATGAAGTCCGAGTTTCTGGCGACCATGTCCCACGAACTGCGCACGCCACTCAATGCCGTGATCGGGTTCTCCGAGGCGCTCAAGGACGGCATGGTCGGAGCCATGAGCGATACCCAGCGCGAATACATCACTGACATCTTCACCAGCGGCCAGCATTTACTGTCGCTGATCAACGACATTCTTGATCTGTCCAAAGTCGAAGCCGGCATGATGGCGCTGGAGCTGGAACCCGTAGAACTCGCCAGCCTGTTGAGCAACAGCTTGCTGATCGTGCGCGAAAAAGCCGCAGGCCAGCGCATCCAGTTGAAGCTTGAAATCGACAGCGACCTGGGCCTGCTCGAACTGGACCTGCGCAAGACCAAGCAGATCGTCTACAACCTGCTCTCCAACGCGGTGAAATTCAGCCAGCCCGACGGCTCTGTGACGCTAGCAGTGCGCAGCGTGCCGCGAGCTCAGGCGGGGTCCGTCGACGGCGACTGGCCGGTGTATCGCTTTGCGGTCCCTGCTGGTGACTACGAGGACTTTCTGGAGTTGAGCGTCACTGATGACGGGATCGGAATCGATGAACAAGACATGAGCAAGTTATTCAAGGCATTCAGCCAGATAGACAGTGGCCTGGCGCGCAAATTTGACGGCACGGGTCTGGGCCTGGCGCTGGTCAAGCAGTTGACCGAACTGCACGGCGGCAGCGTAGCGGTGGCCAGCCGCGAAGGCAGCGGGTCGCGTTTTGTGGCCTGGCTGCCGATGCGCCCGATTGCCAAGGAGGCGCTGTGGCGCAGATCCTGA
- a CDS encoding response regulator — MAQILIVEDNAANMRLACLLLNNAGHDVLCAADAETGLALARELQPQLVLMDLQLPGMDGLAATSLLKKDARTAAIPVVALTAMAMKEDEEKTRLAGCDAYIVKPLRYQELYRVIDTLLQNTSPSPPLA, encoded by the coding sequence GTGGCGCAGATCCTGATCGTCGAAGACAACGCTGCCAACATGCGTCTGGCCTGCCTGCTGCTGAACAATGCGGGGCACGACGTACTGTGTGCCGCTGACGCCGAAACCGGTCTGGCGCTTGCCCGAGAGCTACAACCGCAGTTGGTGCTGATGGACCTCCAGCTGCCGGGCATGGATGGCCTTGCCGCCACTTCATTGCTCAAGAAGGACGCACGGACGGCGGCGATTCCGGTGGTTGCCCTCACTGCCATGGCGATGAAAGAGGACGAAGAGAAAACCCGTCTTGCCGGCTGTGATGCCTATATCGTCAAACCGCTGCGTTATCAGGAGCTGTATCGGGTAATCGATACGTTGCTTCAAAACACCTCGCCCTCGCCGCCTCTCGCCTGA
- a CDS encoding putative bifunctional diguanylate cyclase/phosphodiesterase, producing MPEQPATLLIVDDEAHVLKLLSLVLNNQGYRTLTASSGEQALAMVEQDPPDLILLDVMMPGMDGYQVASRLKSSKITANIPIIMLTSLSEHTAKLAGLETGAEEYLSKPVSTTELWLRVRNLLRLKAFGDYLKSRSLIIEEQLQQRTIDLERFRSAMDASDDSIFLINRTTMTLVEFNRTASLVMGYPPNELLQLSPAELSDASLEELEVLYDQLIAGKAPVEPVESRIRCKDGHHVPVEIHRQAYKTGADWIIVGIVRDITHRKEAEQRLLKMAHYDTLTGLPNRNLFYTTLQMGLTQAAINNWQLAVVTVDLDDFKMINETWGHLIGDQMLIELSQRLSHSLDVSDTLGRMNGDEFAMILMVREGQPSIIRMIDRVRDMLQKPYKLNGHEASMTASLGIALYPDDGDEAQNLVKHAHTAMHRAKQVGRNTYRFYTAQMNTELLERQEMETALRQAVQDEDFQLFYQPKIKLSDGSVCGLEALLRWPRPGLPNVSPAVFVPMLESLGLISRVGQWVITSVCKQISRWQHAGLPPLEVAVNVSGQQIIKGDLITDISNALKDSQIEPRWLELELTESSLMENTAHTIASLHRLRAIGVKISIDDFGTGYSSLAYLRKFPIDKLKIDIAFVREVTSNPQDAAITRTIIELAHSLNLQVIAEGIETKEQWALLTEQGCDHGQGYLFSKPLPLAELEVLLREQQWVERTAQKKG from the coding sequence ATGCCAGAACAACCCGCCACATTACTGATAGTCGACGACGAGGCGCATGTCCTTAAATTGCTGAGTCTGGTGCTCAATAACCAGGGCTATCGCACGCTGACGGCAAGCTCCGGCGAGCAGGCCTTGGCGATGGTCGAGCAGGACCCGCCCGACCTTATCCTGCTGGACGTGATGATGCCCGGCATGGATGGTTATCAGGTGGCGAGCCGCCTCAAGAGCAGCAAGATAACGGCCAACATTCCGATCATCATGCTGACGTCTCTGAGTGAACACACCGCCAAGCTGGCGGGGCTGGAAACCGGCGCCGAGGAATACCTCAGCAAACCGGTGTCAACTACAGAGCTGTGGCTGCGGGTCCGTAACCTGTTACGGCTCAAGGCATTCGGGGATTACCTGAAAAGCCGCAGCCTGATCATTGAGGAGCAACTTCAGCAGCGGACCATTGATCTGGAGCGTTTCCGCTCGGCGATGGACGCTTCGGATGACTCGATCTTTCTGATCAATCGAACCACCATGACGCTGGTCGAGTTCAACCGCACCGCATCCCTGGTCATGGGCTACCCGCCAAATGAGTTACTGCAACTGAGTCCTGCCGAGCTGAGCGACGCGTCGCTCGAGGAACTTGAAGTGTTGTATGACCAGCTCATCGCTGGCAAAGCGCCCGTCGAGCCCGTTGAAAGCCGCATCCGCTGCAAAGACGGCCATCACGTGCCGGTGGAGATTCATCGCCAGGCTTACAAAACCGGCGCCGACTGGATCATCGTCGGCATCGTGCGCGACATCACGCACCGCAAAGAGGCCGAACAACGCCTCCTGAAGATGGCCCACTACGACACGCTGACCGGGCTCCCCAATCGCAACCTGTTCTACACCACCTTGCAAATGGGCCTGACCCAGGCGGCGATCAACAACTGGCAACTGGCCGTGGTCACGGTGGACCTGGATGATTTCAAGATGATCAACGAAACCTGGGGCCACTTGATCGGCGACCAGATGTTGATCGAGTTGAGCCAGCGCCTGAGCCATAGCCTCGACGTGAGTGACACGCTGGGGCGTATGAACGGCGACGAATTCGCCATGATTCTGATGGTTCGCGAAGGTCAGCCGAGCATTATCCGGATGATCGACCGTGTGCGCGACATGCTGCAAAAGCCCTACAAGCTCAACGGCCATGAAGCTTCAATGACCGCCAGTCTCGGGATTGCGCTTTACCCGGACGACGGCGACGAGGCACAAAACCTGGTCAAACACGCCCACACCGCGATGCACCGCGCCAAACAGGTCGGCCGCAATACCTACCGTTTCTATACCGCGCAGATGAACACCGAACTGCTTGAGCGCCAGGAGATGGAAACAGCCTTGCGGCAAGCGGTGCAGGACGAGGATTTTCAGTTGTTTTACCAGCCTAAGATCAAGCTCAGTGACGGAAGTGTGTGCGGGCTTGAAGCTTTGCTTCGCTGGCCTCGCCCTGGGCTGCCGAACGTCTCGCCAGCGGTATTCGTGCCGATGCTGGAAAGCCTGGGGTTGATCTCCCGCGTTGGACAGTGGGTGATTACCAGCGTCTGCAAGCAAATTTCCCGTTGGCAGCACGCAGGCCTGCCGCCGCTTGAAGTCGCCGTCAACGTATCGGGGCAGCAGATCATTAAAGGCGACCTGATCACGGATATCAGTAACGCGCTCAAGGACAGTCAGATCGAACCGCGCTGGCTCGAGCTGGAGCTCACGGAAAGCTCGCTGATGGAGAACACAGCGCACACCATCGCCAGCCTGCACCGACTGCGCGCAATCGGTGTGAAGATTTCCATCGATGATTTCGGCACGGGGTATTCAAGCCTGGCGTATCTGCGCAAGTTTCCCATCGACAAGTTGAAAATCGACATTGCCTTCGTCCGCGAGGTGACAAGCAATCCACAGGACGCCGCCATCACCCGGACCATCATCGAACTGGCCCACAGCCTCAACCTGCAAGTGATCGCCGAAGGCATCGAAACAAAAGAGCAGTGGGCGTTGCTGACGGAACAAGGCTGCGATCACGGACAAGGGTATCTGTTCAGCAAGCCGCTGCCGCTTGCCGAGCTTGAAGTGCTGTTGCGTGAGCAGCAATGGGTTGAACGTACAGCACAAAAAAAGGGCTGA
- a CDS encoding excalibur calcium-binding domain-containing protein, protein MKGILVVVLIAFACLVLTTSPVIKRWAENYLAPLATGSGLASTPSPPEVSQVENARVERVNPIKCDGRKYCSQMTSCAEAKSFLQQCPGIEMDGDGDGIPCESQWCH, encoded by the coding sequence ATGAAAGGGATTTTGGTTGTCGTGCTGATTGCTTTTGCGTGTCTTGTGCTTACGACCTCGCCGGTCATAAAACGCTGGGCGGAAAATTACCTGGCGCCGCTAGCCACTGGGTCAGGATTGGCTAGTACGCCCAGCCCGCCGGAGGTCTCTCAAGTTGAGAATGCTAGAGTGGAAAGGGTTAACCCGATCAAATGTGATGGACGCAAGTATTGCTCGCAGATGACCTCTTGCGCCGAGGCCAAAAGCTTTCTGCAACAGTGCCCCGGTATCGAGATGGACGGCGACGGCGATGGAATTCCTTGTGAATCCCAATGGTGTCACTGA
- a CDS encoding Bax inhibitor-1/YccA family protein, translated as MREQDYAVNNSVQVEQLEVSRVLRNTYGLLALTLVFSGVMAFVSQQMNVRYPNVFVVLIGFYGLFFLTSKLRDSAWGIVSTFALTGFMGFILGPILNRYLGMQGGAEVVSSAFAMTALVFGGLSAYVLITRKDMSFLGGFITAGFFVLMGAVLASMFFQISGLQLAISAGFVLFSSAAILFQTSAIIQGGERNYIMATISLYVSIYNLFISLLQIFGIMSRDD; from the coding sequence ATGCGCGAACAGGATTACGCAGTCAATAACAGCGTGCAGGTCGAGCAGCTAGAGGTTAGCCGCGTCCTGCGTAACACATACGGCCTCTTGGCCCTGACCCTCGTTTTCAGCGGTGTCATGGCATTCGTATCCCAGCAGATGAACGTCCGTTACCCCAACGTGTTCGTAGTGCTGATCGGCTTCTACGGCCTTTTCTTCCTCACCAGCAAATTGCGTGATTCGGCATGGGGTATCGTTTCTACCTTCGCCCTCACAGGTTTCATGGGTTTTATCCTCGGCCCGATCCTCAACCGCTACCTGGGTATGCAGGGGGGCGCTGAAGTCGTCAGCTCGGCATTCGCCATGACCGCGCTGGTATTCGGTGGTCTGTCAGCGTACGTGCTGATCACTCGCAAGGACATGAGCTTCCTCGGTGGCTTCATCACCGCTGGCTTCTTTGTTCTGATGGGTGCGGTGCTGGCAAGCATGTTCTTCCAGATCAGCGGCCTGCAACTGGCGATCAGCGCAGGTTTCGTGCTGTTCTCCTCTGCCGCGATTCTGTTCCAGACGAGCGCGATCATTCAGGGTGGCGAGCGCAACTACATCATGGCTACCATTAGCCTTTATGTATCGATCTACAACCTGTTCATCAGCCTGTTGCAGATCTTCGGCATCATGAGCCGCGACGACTGA
- the tusD gene encoding sulfurtransferase complex subunit TusD has translation MKFAIALFSAAHTPSSRRALKFAEAVLAEGHEIVRLFFYQDGVHSASANIVAPQDEQDIAAQWRAFVTQHQLDGVVCIAAALRRGVLNEEEALRYQRPSANVPAPWELSGLGQLHDGIQSADRLICFGGP, from the coding sequence ATGAAGTTCGCCATCGCCCTTTTTTCCGCCGCGCATACGCCCTCCTCGCGTCGCGCGCTCAAGTTTGCCGAGGCCGTACTGGCGGAGGGGCATGAAATTGTGCGGCTGTTTTTCTATCAAGACGGCGTGCACAGCGCGTCGGCAAACATCGTTGCGCCGCAGGATGAGCAAGACATCGCCGCCCAGTGGCGAGCCTTCGTAACGCAGCATCAGCTGGACGGGGTCGTCTGTATTGCAGCGGCATTGCGTCGTGGCGTCCTGAATGAGGAAGAAGCCCTGCGCTATCAGCGCCCTTCGGCCAATGTGCCTGCACCCTGGGAGCTATCGGGCCTGGGGCAGTTGCACGATGGCATTCAATCAGCGGATCGACTGATCTGTTTCGGAGGGCCTTGA
- the tusC gene encoding sulfurtransferase complex subunit TusC — translation MAKSLLIISRQAPWAGLSAREALDIALAGGAYDLPVGMLFLDDGVFQLSALQQPAALQQKDLTANLKALEMFGVEDLYACSTSLVERGLSADALSVSPLTVLKDKELGALIDRYEQVITL, via the coding sequence ATGGCGAAGTCATTGCTGATTATCAGCAGGCAGGCGCCGTGGGCCGGGCTGAGCGCCCGGGAGGCACTGGACATCGCGCTGGCGGGCGGCGCGTACGACCTGCCTGTCGGGATGTTATTTCTCGACGACGGCGTGTTTCAGCTATCAGCCCTTCAACAGCCCGCAGCGCTGCAGCAAAAGGACCTGACCGCCAATTTGAAGGCATTGGAAATGTTCGGCGTTGAGGATCTATACGCCTGCAGCACCAGTCTTGTGGAGCGCGGTCTGTCGGCCGACGCCCTGAGCGTATCGCCGCTGACAGTGCTGAAGGACAAAGAACTGGGCGCGCTCATTGACCGCTACGAACAGGTGATTACGCTCTGA
- the tusB gene encoding sulfurtransferase complex subunit TusB — translation MSTLHVLSHSPFTDTRLSSCLRLLGEQDAVLLCGDAIYALTESSAPCKALETQRGKSRVFALDEDITARGLPVQAWVQVVDYAAFVELSIRFDRVNTWL, via the coding sequence ATGTCGACCTTACACGTGCTCTCTCACTCGCCTTTCACCGACACCCGACTGAGCAGTTGCCTGCGTTTGCTGGGTGAGCAGGACGCCGTGCTGCTGTGTGGCGATGCAATCTATGCGCTGACCGAATCCAGTGCCCCCTGCAAAGCGCTGGAGACGCAACGCGGAAAGTCCAGGGTGTTCGCGCTCGATGAAGACATAACGGCGCGCGGCCTGCCCGTTCAAGCCTGGGTACAGGTTGTAGATTACGCGGCATTCGTGGAACTCTCGATCCGCTTCGACAGAGTAAACACCTGGCTATGA
- a CDS encoding TusE/DsrC/DsvC family sulfur relay protein → MKQLIVEGHIVALDKDGYLADLNDWSRQVAESLAVEHDIVLTADHWEILELLRAFYAEFQLSPATRPLVKYTALKLGKDKGNSLHLNHLFNGTPAKLAAKLAGLPKPTNCL, encoded by the coding sequence ATGAAACAGCTCATCGTCGAAGGTCACATTGTGGCGCTGGACAAGGACGGCTACCTTGCAGACCTTAATGACTGGTCCCGGCAAGTTGCAGAATCTCTCGCTGTCGAACACGACATCGTCCTGACGGCTGATCACTGGGAAATCCTTGAGCTGCTGCGCGCCTTTTATGCCGAGTTTCAGCTCTCCCCAGCCACGCGTCCGCTTGTGAAATACACCGCACTCAAGCTGGGCAAGGACAAAGGTAACAGCCTGCACCTCAATCACCTGTTCAACGGCACTCCCGCCAAACTCGCCGCCAAGCTGGCGGGCCTGCCCAAGCCGACTAACTGCCTATGA
- a CDS encoding glycosyl transferase family protein, producing the protein MNTPSALVTETPVEHPFAPFVRILGKGKRGARNMTREEARQAMGMVLDEQVEDTQLGAFLMLLRHKEESAEELAGFTEAVRERLNAPALHVDIDWPTYAGKKRHLPWYLLAAKCLSQNGVRVLMHGGGAHTAGRLYSEQLLDLLGITLCRNWQAVGEALDRSNLAFMPLVDWAPQLQRMIDLRNTLGLRSPIHSLARILNPLGARCGLQSIFHPGYQAVHRDASSLLGDHAIVVKGDGGEVEINPDTISHLYGTTGGQPWDEEWPALSDRRHVKPATLEPAHLVAVWKGEVQDSYPQLALISTMALALKGLGLTRTEAFEKAEQFWANRDTSI; encoded by the coding sequence ATGAATACGCCTTCTGCTCTCGTTACCGAAACGCCCGTCGAGCACCCGTTTGCACCTTTTGTGCGGATCCTGGGCAAGGGCAAGCGCGGCGCGCGCAACATGACCCGCGAAGAGGCCAGACAGGCGATGGGCATGGTGCTCGACGAACAAGTCGAAGACACCCAGTTGGGGGCATTCCTCATGCTGTTGCGCCACAAAGAGGAAAGCGCCGAGGAATTGGCCGGCTTCACCGAGGCCGTGCGAGAGCGCCTCAATGCGCCTGCGCTGCACGTGGATATCGACTGGCCGACGTATGCCGGCAAGAAACGTCATTTGCCGTGGTACTTGCTGGCGGCCAAATGCCTGTCACAAAACGGGGTGCGGGTGTTGATGCATGGCGGCGGCGCACACACGGCCGGGCGCCTCTATAGCGAGCAATTGCTGGACCTGCTGGGCATTACGCTGTGTCGGAACTGGCAGGCGGTCGGCGAAGCGCTGGACCGGAGTAATCTCGCATTCATGCCACTGGTGGACTGGGCGCCGCAACTGCAACGCATGATCGATCTGCGCAATACGCTTGGCCTGCGCTCACCGATCCATTCGCTGGCGAGAATCCTCAATCCGCTGGGCGCACGCTGCGGCCTGCAAAGCATTTTTCATCCGGGTTATCAGGCAGTTCATCGTGACGCCAGCAGCCTGCTCGGCGATCACGCAATCGTGGTCAAGGGCGATGGCGGCGAAGTCGAGATCAATCCCGACACCATCAGCCATCTTTACGGCACCACCGGAGGGCAGCCGTGGGATGAGGAATGGCCGGCGCTGTCTGATCGACGACACGTCAAACCGGCCACGCTTGAGCCAGCGCACCTGGTCGCGGTATGGAAAGGTGAAGTGCAGGACAGCTATCCGCAACTGGCGCTGATATCGACCATGGCGCTGGCGCTCAAAGGCCTGGGCTTGACTCGTACAGAGGCGTTCGAAAAAGCCGAGCAGTTCTGGGCCAATCGAGACACATCTATTTAG